The Leucobacter viscericola genome includes a window with the following:
- a CDS encoding acyl-CoA thioesterase, with protein MTAESELLAMLSVIDSDARTRYDILTGPPLPTPHGRSFGGQVLGQAIAAVGTSVPEGREIHSMHGYFLRPGSSSERMTFEVARLYDGRSFSTRRAQAYQNGDVLMSMIASFQGIEAGIEHQESLDMSGIPDPESLPTVWEKYGHLADSGRASWVLNRPFDLRYVESDIVLRVEDQASRQRLWLRARDTLPGTQLIHSAALAFASDYVLMEPVLRRHGVPWATPGLSTASLDHSMWFHRPFRADEWLLYELDSPTAQGGRGLAHGRFYNTAGDLVASVAQESMIRLPSGE; from the coding sequence ATGACTGCAGAATCCGAACTTCTCGCCATGCTCTCGGTGATCGATTCCGACGCGCGCACCCGCTACGACATTCTCACCGGGCCGCCGCTACCAACACCCCACGGCCGTTCCTTTGGCGGTCAGGTTTTGGGGCAGGCAATCGCCGCGGTCGGAACGTCAGTCCCTGAGGGGCGCGAGATTCACTCGATGCACGGCTACTTTCTGAGGCCGGGATCCAGCTCCGAGCGCATGACGTTTGAGGTTGCCAGACTCTACGACGGTCGTTCGTTCTCGACGCGACGCGCGCAGGCCTATCAAAACGGTGACGTGCTGATGTCGATGATCGCTTCTTTCCAGGGCATCGAAGCGGGCATCGAGCACCAGGAGAGCCTCGACATGTCGGGCATTCCCGACCCCGAAAGTTTGCCCACGGTCTGGGAAAAATACGGTCACCTTGCCGACAGCGGCCGCGCTTCTTGGGTACTCAATCGGCCATTTGATCTGCGCTACGTCGAGTCCGACATTGTGTTGCGGGTTGAGGATCAGGCGAGCCGCCAGCGGTTATGGCTTCGGGCCCGCGACACACTTCCGGGCACCCAACTCATCCATTCGGCCGCCCTCGCGTTCGCGAGCGACTACGTGCTGATGGAGCCGGTGCTGCGCCGCCACGGAGTGCCGTGGGCGACCCCTGGTCTGAGCACGGCGAGCCTTGACCACTCGATGTGGTTCCACCGCCCGTTCCGCGCTGACGAGTGGCTGCTCTACGAGCTCGACTCCCCCACCGCACAGGGCGGCCGTGGGCTTGCGCACGGGCGTTTCTACAACACCGCCGGTGACCTTGTTGCGAGTGTCGCTCAGGAGAGCATGATCCGGTTGCCGAGCGGGGAGTAG
- the rpoZ gene encoding DNA-directed RNA polymerase subunit omega, translating into MANVNGIIDPPIDELLAKVDSKYALVIFASQRARQINNYYTDLHDGNLFDNVGPLVDSSVDDKPLSIALHEIVEGKLTMTKQEESAAL; encoded by the coding sequence ATGGCCAATGTTAACGGCATCATTGATCCGCCCATCGACGAGCTGCTCGCCAAGGTGGATTCGAAGTACGCTCTGGTGATCTTCGCGTCGCAGCGTGCGCGTCAGATCAACAACTACTACACCGATCTGCACGACGGCAATCTCTTCGACAACGTCGGCCCGCTGGTCGATTCGTCGGTTGACGACAAGCCGCTGTCGATCGCACTGCACGAGATCGTCGAGGGCAAGCTCACGATGACGAAGCAGGAAGAGAGCGCTGCGCTCTAG
- the metK gene encoding methionine adenosyltransferase, giving the protein MSLRQFTSESVTEGHPDKICDRISDSILDAILKQDPGARVAVETLVTTGLVHVAGEVSTSGYVEIPQIVREAVRDIGYTSSDMGFDGSSCGVSISIGQQSPDIASGVDTSLEQRTGATDDGLSRQGAGDQGIMFGFATDETPELHPLPSWIAHRLAERLTDVRKSGLLPELRPDGKTQVTIGYDGDRPATVEAVVVSTQHQPSITQPALHDVVMREVIRPVLDRVDLASDDAEYFINPAGPFVVGGPMGDAGLTGRKIIIDTYGGSSRHGGGAFSGKDPSKVDRSAAYAMRWVAKHVVRAGLAKRAELQVAYAIGRAHPVGLYVETFGTETVPREKIEAAVRELFDLRPLAIIRDLQLIRPIYAATSAYGHFGRELPEFTWEATPRVADLRAAVGL; this is encoded by the coding sequence GTGTCGCTGCGCCAGTTCACCTCCGAGTCCGTGACCGAGGGGCATCCCGATAAGATCTGTGATCGCATCTCGGATTCCATCCTTGACGCCATCCTGAAGCAGGATCCGGGTGCTCGTGTTGCGGTTGAAACGCTCGTGACCACGGGGCTTGTGCACGTGGCCGGCGAGGTATCGACCTCGGGGTACGTGGAGATTCCGCAGATCGTGCGTGAGGCCGTGCGGGACATCGGGTACACGAGTTCAGACATGGGCTTTGACGGGTCTTCGTGTGGCGTTTCGATCTCAATCGGCCAGCAGTCGCCCGACATCGCGAGCGGTGTCGACACCTCGCTTGAACAGCGCACCGGAGCCACCGACGATGGCCTGAGCCGCCAGGGAGCGGGTGACCAGGGCATTATGTTCGGGTTCGCTACTGACGAGACGCCTGAGTTGCATCCGCTTCCGAGTTGGATCGCCCACCGCTTGGCTGAGCGTCTCACCGACGTGCGCAAGAGTGGCCTGCTGCCCGAACTGCGGCCAGACGGCAAGACCCAGGTAACCATTGGGTACGACGGAGATCGACCCGCGACCGTTGAGGCCGTGGTCGTATCGACGCAGCACCAGCCCAGCATCACACAGCCCGCGCTGCACGACGTCGTCATGCGGGAGGTCATCCGGCCCGTGCTCGACCGGGTGGATCTCGCGAGCGACGACGCCGAATACTTCATCAATCCCGCCGGGCCCTTTGTGGTTGGCGGGCCAATGGGCGACGCTGGTTTGACCGGGCGCAAGATCATCATCGATACCTACGGCGGATCGAGCAGGCACGGCGGTGGTGCCTTTAGCGGCAAGGATCCCTCGAAGGTGGACCGCTCTGCAGCGTACGCGATGCGCTGGGTTGCGAAGCACGTCGTGCGTGCTGGTCTGGCAAAGCGTGCAGAACTGCAGGTGGCCTACGCGATCGGTCGCGCGCATCCCGTCGGGTTGTACGTTGAGACGTTTGGCACGGAGACCGTGCCGCGCGAAAAGATCGAGGCCGCCGTGCGCGAGCTCTTTGACCTGCGCCCACTCGCCATCATTCGTGATCTGCAGTTGATCCGCCCGATCTACGCCGCGACAAGCGCATACGGCCACTTCGGCCGCGAGCTGCCCGAATTTACCTGGGAGGCGACTCCTCGGGTCGCGGATCTGCGGGCCGCTGTCGGTCTGTGA
- the trpB gene encoding tryptophan synthase subunit beta, with amino-acid sequence MTTTLSPYRADEAGFFGEFGGAALPPFLVEPIAEVAAAYEQASQDPEFQRQLQSLLAKYVGRPSLLYFAENLTNALGGARIYLKREDLNHTGAHKINHCLGEALLAKRMGKKTLIAETGAGQHGVALATAAALVGLKCEIHMGAIDIAKQHPNVVRMELLGAKVVPVEEGGKTLKEAVDSAFGVFASNPEDYFFAIGSVVGPHPYPSMVRDFQSVVGREARAQILEEEGRLPDVLVAAVGGGSNAMGLFDAFLEDESVRIIGVEPAGEGLDGDRHAATMTLGTPGVLHGMRTKVLQDADGEPSAVHSIASGIDYPGVGPQHAHLEQLGRVEYVSVTDEEAVAAFQLLTRQEGIIPALESSHALAEVVKLAPSLPSDAIIIANLSGRGDKDVDFVADRLRGI; translated from the coding sequence ATGACCACAACACTTTCCCCCTACCGCGCAGACGAAGCCGGATTCTTTGGCGAGTTTGGCGGAGCCGCGCTACCGCCATTTTTGGTAGAACCGATCGCAGAGGTCGCCGCCGCCTACGAGCAGGCCTCACAAGACCCCGAGTTTCAGCGCCAGCTGCAATCGCTGCTCGCAAAATACGTCGGCCGCCCCTCGCTGCTGTACTTTGCTGAGAACCTGACGAACGCACTCGGCGGCGCCCGCATCTACCTGAAGCGCGAAGATCTGAATCACACCGGCGCCCACAAGATCAACCACTGCCTCGGTGAGGCTCTGCTCGCAAAGCGCATGGGCAAAAAGACGCTCATTGCCGAGACCGGGGCAGGCCAGCACGGCGTTGCGCTCGCGACCGCTGCCGCCCTCGTCGGTTTGAAGTGCGAGATCCACATGGGAGCGATCGACATTGCAAAGCAGCACCCGAACGTGGTGCGCATGGAACTGCTCGGCGCGAAGGTTGTGCCGGTCGAAGAGGGTGGGAAGACACTCAAGGAGGCAGTCGACTCGGCGTTTGGCGTCTTCGCCTCAAACCCCGAGGACTATTTCTTCGCAATCGGTTCCGTCGTGGGGCCGCACCCGTACCCCTCGATGGTGCGCGACTTCCAGTCCGTCGTGGGGCGCGAGGCGCGAGCGCAGATTCTTGAAGAAGAGGGGCGTCTGCCCGATGTGCTCGTAGCGGCCGTCGGGGGTGGATCAAACGCGATGGGCCTGTTTGATGCGTTCCTCGAAGATGAGTCGGTGAGGATCATCGGGGTCGAGCCCGCGGGTGAAGGTCTCGACGGTGACCGCCACGCCGCCACCATGACGCTCGGCACCCCGGGAGTGCTGCACGGCATGCGCACAAAGGTGCTGCAAGACGCAGACGGAGAGCCCTCCGCCGTGCACTCCATCGCCTCGGGTATCGACTACCCGGGTGTTGGCCCGCAACACGCACACCTCGAGCAGCTTGGCCGCGTTGAGTATGTTTCCGTCACCGACGAGGAGGCGGTCGCTGCGTTCCAGCTCTTGACTCGCCAGGAGGGGATCATCCCCGCTCTCGAATCATCACACGCACTCGCCGAGGTCGTGAAGCTTGCCCCGAGCTTGCCAAGCGATGCCATCATCATCGCGAACTTGTCTGGCCGCGGCGACAAAGACGTGGATTTTGTCGCGGATCGCCTGCGGGGGATCTGA
- a CDS encoding methionyl-tRNA formyltransferase, protein MRVVFAGTPEFAVPSLRALAQSGHDVVGVITREDAPLGRKRILTPSPVALAADELGIPVFKANKLGDEATEWVRGFAPELGVIVAYGGLVKEPLLSLPEQGWINLHFSDLPRWRGAAPVQRALQAGEQELGVTVFRLVEALDAGDVLTRDSQTFELGTSAGAALTSLAQFGTGALLAAVNGLADGSLTGEPQTGEANYAHKLSREDGRLDLSGDSRGVLAHWAGVTPEPGAFVSVDEQPLKVLEVRAADQIDGVLSGTATIQKGKAILNLSDGALELTRVQPAGKAAMDGAAWLRGRGGEAVVR, encoded by the coding sequence ATGCGAGTTGTCTTTGCCGGGACCCCGGAGTTTGCCGTGCCGAGCCTGCGTGCGCTCGCTCAGAGTGGCCATGACGTTGTGGGTGTGATCACGCGAGAGGACGCCCCCCTCGGGCGCAAGCGGATCCTCACCCCTTCTCCCGTGGCGCTCGCGGCTGACGAGCTCGGCATTCCCGTGTTCAAGGCAAACAAACTCGGCGACGAAGCCACTGAGTGGGTGCGAGGCTTTGCGCCTGAGCTCGGGGTGATTGTGGCGTACGGCGGGCTTGTCAAAGAGCCACTGCTATCGCTGCCAGAGCAGGGGTGGATCAACCTGCACTTCTCCGATCTTCCGCGCTGGCGAGGTGCTGCGCCGGTGCAGCGTGCGCTGCAGGCGGGAGAGCAAGAGCTCGGTGTGACGGTGTTCCGACTGGTTGAAGCGCTCGATGCGGGTGACGTGCTGACGCGTGACTCGCAGACATTTGAACTCGGAACATCGGCGGGGGCTGCACTCACCTCACTCGCGCAGTTCGGCACGGGTGCGCTGCTCGCGGCTGTCAACGGTTTGGCCGACGGCTCACTCACCGGAGAGCCCCAGACAGGCGAGGCGAACTACGCTCACAAACTGAGTCGTGAAGACGGGCGCCTGGACCTGAGTGGTGACTCACGCGGTGTGCTCGCCCACTGGGCGGGCGTGACGCCAGAGCCCGGCGCATTTGTGAGTGTTGACGAGCAGCCGTTGAAGGTGCTTGAGGTGCGCGCAGCAGATCAGATCGATGGTGTGCTTTCGGGCACCGCGACGATTCAGAAGGGAAAGGCGATCCTGAATCTGAGTGATGGCGCGCTGGAACTCACGCGGGTGCAACCGGCCGGTAAGGCCGCGATGGATGGGGCCGCGTGGTTACGCGGCCGTGGCGGGGAAGCGGTGGTGCGATGA
- a CDS encoding RsmB/NOP family class I SAM-dependent RNA methyltransferase produces MSERRGRGRGPRENRNQGQDRRPRAPRVEISPARIAAYDVLRDVEDRDAYANLALPSRIREAKLDGRDAALATELASGTLRERGRYDRIIELAANRAVGDIDTRTLNVLRLGAHQLLSMRTAAHAAVNESVELQRRVANQSGAGFVNGVLRTIGRSTPVEWDAKIVETASSPDEALAARDSHPSWVVRALRDALRAEGREQELEDLLAANNEPPRVSLVVLPGWHSGDAEALADGDDLTANGPSPFGLELAGGDPARAIEALGFPEGVVRVQDQGSQLAALALTRLRPVKEGERWLDLCAGPGGKTAVLGAELSGYTVPVRANEVSEHRAELVRRSVAAVADSVDVVSFDGRESDAYGEADAQFDRILVDAPCSGLGALRRRPEARWRKQPSDLPELTALQGELLDAAVAHLAPGGALAYVTCSPHLAETRVTVDRLLKRHSGIRELDAKAVLQSVARGDLDLAGTSLSAQLWPHRNGTDAMFIALFERVS; encoded by the coding sequence ATGAGTGAGCGTCGAGGTCGCGGCCGCGGGCCGCGCGAAAACAGAAACCAGGGTCAAGACCGACGGCCTCGTGCGCCTCGCGTCGAGATCTCTCCGGCGCGGATTGCCGCCTACGACGTGCTGCGTGACGTCGAAGACCGTGATGCCTACGCAAACCTGGCGTTGCCCTCGCGGATTCGCGAGGCCAAGCTCGACGGGCGCGACGCCGCGCTCGCGACGGAGCTTGCCTCGGGGACGCTGCGCGAGCGTGGTCGCTACGACCGCATCATTGAACTGGCGGCGAACCGTGCTGTGGGTGACATTGACACGCGCACGCTCAACGTGCTCCGACTCGGAGCCCACCAGTTGCTCTCAATGCGCACGGCTGCCCACGCGGCAGTGAACGAGAGTGTTGAACTGCAGCGTCGCGTTGCAAACCAGAGCGGTGCCGGTTTCGTAAACGGTGTGTTGCGCACGATCGGGCGTTCGACGCCGGTTGAGTGGGACGCAAAGATCGTAGAAACGGCGAGCTCACCCGACGAGGCTTTGGCCGCGCGCGACTCACACCCCTCCTGGGTGGTGCGCGCGCTTCGTGACGCTTTGCGCGCAGAGGGTCGCGAACAAGAACTCGAGGATCTTCTCGCCGCAAACAACGAACCGCCGCGCGTCAGCTTGGTTGTGCTGCCCGGCTGGCACTCCGGTGACGCCGAAGCGCTGGCTGACGGTGACGATCTCACGGCGAACGGTCCCTCTCCTTTCGGCTTGGAGCTGGCCGGTGGGGATCCCGCGCGTGCAATCGAGGCACTCGGGTTCCCTGAGGGGGTAGTGCGCGTGCAGGATCAGGGATCGCAACTCGCGGCGCTCGCTCTGACTCGGCTGCGGCCTGTGAAAGAGGGGGAGCGCTGGTTGGATTTGTGCGCCGGCCCCGGGGGCAAAACGGCCGTGCTTGGTGCGGAGCTGAGCGGCTACACCGTTCCCGTGCGCGCCAACGAGGTGTCAGAGCACCGGGCCGAGCTTGTGCGACGTTCAGTTGCTGCGGTCGCAGACAGTGTTGACGTGGTGAGCTTTGACGGCCGCGAATCAGACGCCTACGGCGAAGCCGACGCGCAGTTCGACCGCATTCTTGTCGATGCTCCCTGCTCGGGTCTCGGCGCGCTGCGTCGGAGGCCAGAGGCTCGCTGGCGCAAACAGCCCTCTGATCTGCCGGAGTTGACGGCGCTGCAGGGAGAACTGCTCGACGCCGCGGTCGCGCATCTGGCGCCCGGTGGGGCTCTCGCCTACGTGACCTGCTCGCCGCACCTGGCCGAGACCAGGGTCACTGTCGATCGACTGCTCAAGCGTCACTCAGGGATTCGTGAGCTCGACGCAAAAGCAGTGCTGCAGAGTGTTGCACGCGGAGACCTGGATCTCGCGGGCACGTCACTGAGCGCACAACTGTGGCCGCATCGAAACGGCACCGACGCGATGTTCATCGCGTTGTTCGAGCGGGTGTCGTAG
- a CDS encoding MFS transporter: MSAESETVAENADALQVKRNMRTFLQVLVNTAVANLTTNFLWFAIVFWVYLETKSILATGVLGGAYMILLALSSMWFGSLVDRLRKRRVMLISAWSSLIAFVIGCAMYFTLPESVLLDIQGPWFWVFTFILLAGCVVEMLRNLALATTVTLLVPVERHANANGLVGTVQGIAFIATSVFSGLSVGLLGMGATMLIATVFVAVPIVHLYLLQIPEPEVVPDPDRSAIDFKGGMAAMLAVPGLFALVLFTMLNNLSGGVFMTLLDPYGLNMFPVEVWGIVFGVASTGFIVGGIVVAKWGLGSNPIRTMLILVGLLGVLGMIFTLREWPWLFVAGIWVFMAIMPAVEAAEQTVIQKVVPFEKQGRVFGLAMTFEAAAAPITALLIAPVAEFWVVPYMAGQAGQDRWGWLLGEGESRGIALIFLVSGAAMVLLAVGASLTKQYRLLSRSYFQVTAGVSAAKST; encoded by the coding sequence ATGAGTGCAGAAAGCGAGACAGTAGCCGAGAACGCTGACGCGCTTCAGGTGAAACGGAACATGCGCACCTTCCTGCAGGTGCTCGTGAACACCGCGGTTGCCAACCTCACCACTAACTTTTTGTGGTTCGCGATTGTGTTCTGGGTGTACCTGGAGACCAAGAGCATTTTGGCCACGGGAGTGCTCGGCGGGGCCTATATGATTTTGCTTGCGCTGAGTTCGATGTGGTTTGGTTCACTCGTGGATCGCCTGCGCAAGCGCCGAGTCATGCTGATTTCTGCCTGGTCCTCGCTCATTGCATTTGTTATCGGCTGCGCCATGTACTTCACGCTGCCCGAGTCGGTGCTGCTCGATATTCAGGGGCCGTGGTTCTGGGTATTTACGTTTATCTTGCTGGCGGGTTGTGTCGTTGAGATGCTGCGAAACCTGGCCCTCGCCACCACGGTGACACTGCTCGTGCCGGTCGAGCGTCACGCGAACGCGAACGGACTGGTTGGCACGGTGCAGGGGATCGCGTTTATCGCGACGAGTGTGTTCAGCGGGCTCTCCGTTGGGTTGCTCGGCATGGGAGCCACCATGCTGATCGCGACGGTGTTTGTGGCGGTACCCATCGTGCACTTGTACCTGCTTCAGATTCCCGAGCCAGAGGTAGTGCCAGATCCTGACCGCAGCGCCATCGACTTCAAGGGAGGGATGGCGGCGATGCTCGCAGTCCCGGGACTGTTTGCCCTCGTGCTGTTTACGATGCTCAATAACCTCTCCGGAGGTGTCTTTATGACGCTGCTCGATCCCTACGGCCTCAACATGTTCCCTGTCGAGGTTTGGGGAATCGTGTTCGGTGTCGCTTCCACCGGGTTTATAGTTGGTGGCATCGTCGTGGCGAAGTGGGGGCTTGGCAGCAACCCAATTCGCACCATGCTGATTCTCGTGGGACTGCTCGGGGTGCTCGGTATGATCTTCACCCTGCGGGAGTGGCCGTGGCTGTTCGTCGCCGGAATCTGGGTGTTTATGGCGATCATGCCCGCTGTTGAGGCCGCGGAACAAACCGTGATCCAGAAGGTTGTCCCGTTTGAAAAACAGGGACGCGTGTTCGGGCTCGCGATGACCTTTGAGGCCGCCGCAGCCCCGATCACGGCACTCCTCATAGCGCCGGTTGCCGAGTTTTGGGTGGTGCCCTACATGGCGGGACAGGCCGGTCAGGATCGCTGGGGGTGGCTGCTTGGCGAGGGGGAAAGCCGCGGCATCGCACTCATCTTTTTGGTGTCGGGTGCCGCGATGGTGCTGCTCGCGGTTGGGGCTTCACTCACGAAGCAGTACCGACTGCTCTCTCGCAGTTACTTCCAGGTGACAGCGGGAGTATCAGCAGCAAAGTCCACGTAG
- a CDS encoding GAP family protein yields MTMWGVLADLLTIGIGVAISPLAIVAVILMATSGKGRSNGTAFVLGCYVWAVAFVSVLALLGRAAGSDEAGSGTHVTIDVVEIVLGLVLAALAVMQWRRRNHNETPKWMSALDGFNAWQAFVLGVLISGPLSPKDLPLLIAAGGRISQASLVWNEFLIVILIFGLMGILAVTVPWLISVISPSKVEARLSGMRDWLVSNHSVIMTILFLILGAKLIGSGVADLVS; encoded by the coding sequence ATGACCATGTGGGGAGTTCTCGCCGACCTATTGACGATTGGGATCGGTGTTGCGATAAGCCCGCTCGCAATCGTCGCGGTCATCCTGATGGCGACCTCCGGCAAGGGTCGCTCAAACGGCACCGCGTTTGTGCTCGGCTGTTACGTGTGGGCGGTCGCGTTTGTGAGTGTGCTCGCTCTCCTTGGGCGGGCTGCGGGATCCGATGAGGCAGGATCCGGCACCCACGTCACCATCGATGTCGTCGAGATCGTGCTGGGTCTGGTGCTTGCCGCGCTCGCGGTCATGCAGTGGCGGCGCAGAAATCACAATGAGACACCCAAGTGGATGAGCGCGCTCGACGGTTTCAATGCCTGGCAAGCGTTTGTGCTCGGGGTACTTATCTCGGGACCGCTCTCGCCAAAGGATCTTCCGCTTCTCATCGCTGCGGGCGGCAGGATCTCACAGGCCAGTCTCGTGTGGAACGAGTTTTTGATTGTGATCTTGATCTTCGGGCTGATGGGCATTCTTGCGGTCACCGTGCCGTGGCTCATCAGTGTCATTTCGCCGAGCAAGGTCGAGGCAAGGCTGAGCGGGATGCGGGATTGGCTGGTCTCAAACCACTCCGTGATCATGACCATCCTGTTCCTTATTCTTGGAGCAAAACTCATTGGTTCAGGGGTCGCCGATCTTGTGAGCTAG
- a CDS encoding glutamate decarboxylase: MTTNNSKARQSTNVDPVLSINPVFVRPGEATEFSKFVMPDEPSLPETAYQIVHDEAMLDGNSRLNLATFVTTWMDDEAKKLYAEAADKNMIDKDEYPATAAIEDRCWRMLADVWHVPDPNDTVGTSTIGSSEACMLGGLALKRLWQEKRKAEGKSTEKPNLIMSAAVQVVWEKFCNYWDIEPRYVPITKDHMYFDGYNLEDYVDENTIGVVVILGQTFTGAYEPVKEIAKKLDEIQASTGLDVKIHVDGASGAMIAPFCQPELEWDFKIDRVNSISTSGHKYGLVYPGVGWVIWRNTAVLPESMIFHVSYLGGDMPTLALNFSRPGAQVLLQYYQFLRLGREGYRAIQQNSLDVAQYLSAGIAEIGPFELVTKGDTIPVFAWILKEGATKNWSLYDLADRLRMKGWLVPAYPMADDLSDMVLQRIVVKVGMSRDLATALLSDIKGEVEFLEALETPLPREASSGSHFHH; this comes from the coding sequence ATGACTACCAACAACAGCAAGGCACGTCAGTCAACCAACGTCGACCCCGTGCTGAGCATCAACCCAGTATTCGTCCGCCCCGGCGAGGCAACCGAATTCAGCAAGTTCGTGATGCCAGACGAGCCGAGCTTGCCGGAGACCGCCTACCAGATCGTTCACGACGAGGCCATGCTCGACGGCAACTCGCGCCTCAACCTCGCTACCTTCGTCACCACGTGGATGGACGACGAGGCGAAGAAGCTGTACGCCGAGGCTGCCGACAAGAACATGATCGACAAGGACGAGTACCCGGCGACGGCCGCGATCGAGGATCGCTGCTGGCGAATGTTGGCTGACGTGTGGCACGTGCCGGATCCTAACGACACCGTCGGCACCTCGACGATTGGCTCGTCGGAGGCCTGCATGCTCGGCGGCCTGGCCCTCAAGCGCCTGTGGCAAGAAAAGCGCAAGGCAGAGGGCAAGTCGACCGAAAAGCCGAACCTGATCATGTCGGCCGCGGTGCAGGTGGTGTGGGAGAAGTTCTGCAACTACTGGGACATCGAGCCGCGCTACGTGCCCATCACGAAGGACCACATGTACTTCGATGGCTACAACCTCGAGGACTACGTAGACGAGAACACCATCGGTGTTGTGGTCATCCTCGGCCAGACCTTCACCGGAGCCTACGAGCCCGTCAAGGAAATCGCGAAGAAACTCGATGAGATCCAGGCCAGCACGGGCCTCGACGTAAAGATTCACGTCGACGGTGCGTCCGGTGCCATGATTGCCCCGTTCTGCCAGCCAGAGCTTGAGTGGGACTTCAAGATCGACCGGGTCAACTCAATCAGCACCTCGGGTCACAAGTACGGTCTCGTCTACCCAGGTGTTGGCTGGGTCATCTGGCGCAACACCGCGGTGCTGCCAGAGAGCATGATCTTCCACGTCAGCTACCTCGGCGGCGACATGCCGACCCTGGCACTGAACTTCTCACGACCCGGCGCGCAGGTGCTGCTGCAGTACTACCAGTTCCTCCGCCTCGGCCGCGAGGGCTACCGTGCCATCCAACAGAACTCGCTCGACGTGGCACAGTACCTCTCGGCAGGGATCGCGGAGATCGGCCCGTTCGAGCTGGTCACCAAGGGCGACACGATTCCCGTGTTCGCCTGGATTCTGAAAGAGGGTGCGACAAAGAACTGGAGCCTCTACGACCTCGCGGACCGGCTGCGCATGAAGGGCTGGCTCGTACCCGCCTACCCCATGGCAGACGACCTCTCCGACATGGTGCTCCAGCGCATTGTCGTGAAGGTCGGCATGAGCCGCGATCTCGCAACGGCTCTCCTCTCCGACATCAAAGGTGAGGTTGAGTTCTTGGAGGCACTGGAGACGCCGCTGCCTCGCGAGGCCAGCAGCGGATCGCACTTCCACCACTAA